A section of the Bifidobacterium sp. ESL0728 genome encodes:
- a CDS encoding DUF2442 domain-containing protein yields MKKNGIIYADTSIEELMIKSMRVTDDHIMLITFSTGETRLCDFTELFDKIPAFEPLRDDKVFENVKVVHGIPMWQNGSVNISPTYLYEHSYKYDSQGELVSA; encoded by the coding sequence ATGAAGAAAAATGGCATTATATATGCGGATACCTCCATTGAAGAGTTAATGATTAAGTCCATGCGCGTGACTGACGACCATATCATGCTGATTACGTTCTCTACTGGGGAAACGCGGCTATGCGATTTCACAGAGCTGTTCGACAAGATTCCCGCTTTCGAACCGTTGCGCGATGATAAAGTGTTTGAAAACGTCAAGGTCGTGCATGGCATCCCGATGTGGCAAAACGGCAGCGTCAATATTTCTCCGACTTACTTATACGAGCATTCTTACAAATATGACTCTCAAGGTGAGTTAGTCTCTGCTTGA